The Gloeobacter violaceus PCC 7421 DNA window CGAAAGTTTCAGCGCCGCGAGCGTGATCAAAGTGCCGGTACTGGTCGAATTTTTGCGCCAGGTCGATAGCGGTCGGCTCAAGCTCGACGATACGCTCATCCTGCGCCAAGAACACAAAGGCGGCGGCTCCGGCTGGATGCAGTACATGCCCAACGGCAAGCGTATGAGCGCGTACAACGTCGCCCGATTGATGATCGTGCGCAGCGACAACACCGCCACCAACATGATCATCGACCTGGTGGGCGGGGCCGACTACCTCAACGCGCAGTTCGGCCGCTGGGGCCTGCGCACCACCCGCATCAACGCGCCGCTGCCGGATCTCGAAGGCACCAACACCACCAGTCCGGCGGACATGGCGCTATTGCTCACCGAGCTGGAGCGGGGCCGGTTGGTCACGACCCAGATGCGCGCCAAGGGCTACGAACTGATGGGCCGCACCCGCACCGGGTCTCTGCTGCCGGTGGGTCTCGGGCCGGGGGCCAAGATCCTGCACAAGACCGGCGACATCGGCAAGATGGTCGGTGACGCCGCCGTGGTCACCATGCCCGACGGGCGGCGCTACGTGGCGGTGGCCTTGGTGGAGCGCCCCCACAACGACCGGCGCGCCAACCAGCTCATCGCCAAACTCTCGCAGAAGTTCTACTACGTGTTTCTGGCACCGCCTGCCCAGGCGGTGTCGGACAGAACGTGAGATCTGTCCTGACGTAGAACCGCGAAGCGGAAAGCCACTGTTAATATGTGCGAGAATCCCTACCCCCGGCCTTGCTGGGATCGCGGGGATCACCGTTTGCGACACCGGGAGGCCGATACCGTGGAAGCCGCATTGCATTCATTTTTATATTTTGCTGCTGCGACCGCCCAGAGCGGGCCGATCAAACCCCTGGGCCACCACGAAGTGCTGCTGCTGCTGTTGCAACTGTCCTTGCTGCTGTTTGCGGCCCGGGGTCTCGGTGAACTGATGCGCCGCATCGATTTGCCGCCGGTGGTGGGCGAATTGCTCGCGGGGGTGGTGCTCGGACCGTCGGTCTTTGGGTTCCTGCTGCCGGCGCTCCAGTCGGAAATCTTTCCCAAAAGTCAGATCCAGTCGGATCTGATCTCGGTGGTCTCCTGGCTGGGGGTGCTGTTTTTGTTGATTGCCACGGGGCTTGAGACCGATCTCAACTTGATTGTCAGCAAAGGCAAGACGGCGCTACTCATCTCACTGGGGGGAATCGTTGTCCCTTTTGCCACCGGCTTCGGCCTCGGCATGCTGCTGCCTGACAATTTTCTGGCGGAGCCCTCCGAGCGGTTCGTCTTCAGCCTGTTTATCGCCACGGCGATGAGCATCTCGGCCATTCCGGTGATCGCCAAGGTGCTGATGGATCTCAAGCTCATCCGCCGCGACATCGGCCAGGTGACCCTCGCAGCGGGCATGACCGACGATACGATCGGCTGGATTTTGCTCTCCGTGGTGGCGGGTCTGGCCAGCAGCGGCAAGCTCGACCTCACCGCCGCCTTGAGTTCGATCGGGGGGGCGGTGATCTTCCTGGGCGTCGCCTTTACGATCGGCCGTACCCTGGTGGCCCAGCTGTTGCGGCTGGTGGACGACTGGATTGGCGGAGTACCTGCTCAGCTCACGATCGTGCTGGTCGTTGCCCTAGCGGCGGCGGCCCTCACCCACCAGCTGGGCATCGAAGCGGCCCTCGGCGCCTTTGTCACCGGCATCCTGGTGGGTCAGGCGCCGCGTTTCAGCCGTGAGGCCGGACACACCCTCGAAGTGTTCACCGCCGCTTTTCTCGCA harbors:
- a CDS encoding serine hydrolase → MQDIVTEDHSRPRRRRRMTPAERWGRRIALFAVLAGLAGTAAVVAFPGLRPSFLTFAPSAPLDEQVLPEAIVTPDLLPLPELDKRERIASLESAMLKLTDQPRLRSGFMFVEPASGRYVAMADGESFSAASVIKVPVLVEFLRQVDSGRLKLDDTLILRQEHKGGGSGWMQYMPNGKRMSAYNVARLMIVRSDNTATNMIIDLVGGADYLNAQFGRWGLRTTRINAPLPDLEGTNTTSPADMALLLTELERGRLVTTQMRAKGYELMGRTRTGSLLPVGLGPGAKILHKTGDIGKMVGDAAVVTMPDGRRYVAVALVERPHNDRRANQLIAKLSQKFYYVFLAPPAQAVSDRT